A single genomic interval of Hemibagrus wyckioides isolate EC202008001 linkage group LG13, SWU_Hwy_1.0, whole genome shotgun sequence harbors:
- the asb3 gene encoding ankyrin repeat and SOCS box protein 3 codes for MLFTECYQDTCSAVALAARRGESRQLQRLLRKGHSVDVKDNRGWCALHEAAAEGHAQCVRLLLKTSDSCEDYVNSLTHSSETPLYFAAKNGHLRAARHLIRAGADLNKMSDDRTSPLCAAVDSGHKEVVELLVSEGAEVNGTYYISGWSCLHQAVYKGHTEIVKFLVNVCSLEVVDDYGITPLFVAAQYGHHQCLEILVNAGANVNCQVNDMATPLLIAAQEGHLSCVELLLANKADPNLYCNEEQWQLPIHAAAQFSRVSILERLIPVTNRECDRGWGQVSPVYLAVVSGQAESLRPLLRAGYSPDAQSCKEFGYGCPLDMVLGSNFWNAGSDIHQSREITKMLLVAGARISLDTYIMTLHGNVPEHLSLFLEYSGLPKGKQLEAVVQAALSKVAHASFWLPLLLKAGLDPLLLLEQKMLEEAESTVLNFLLEFINWKTLPSTLLHILSQRKAQNTWTPHKHFEAVPDLTHLCRLAVRATVGCDALSKLSFVRQLPVPTLLQDYLQFNDISSAYTFTASANQESAN; via the exons ATGCTGTTCACAGAGTGTTATCAGGACACTTGCTCTGCAGTGGCTCTTGCAGCGAGGAGAGGAGAGAGCAGGCAGTTACAGAGACTCCTGAGGAAAGGCCACTCGGTGGATGTGAAGGATAACCGCGGCTGGTGCGCGTTACATGAAGCTGCTGCTGAAGGACATGCGCAGTGTGTGCGCCTGCTGCTCAAAACATCCG ATAGTTGTGAAGATTATGTGAACTCGCTGACTCACAGCTCTGAAACACCTCTCTATTTTGCGGCGAAGAACGGCCACCTCCGTGCAGCACGGCACCTCATAAGGGCTGGGGCAGATCTCAACAAGATGTCTGATGACCGAACCAGCCCACTCTGTGCGG CTGTGGATAGCGGCCATAAAGAAGTCGTGGAGCTTTTGGTCAGTGAAGGAGCAGAGGTTAACGGGACATACTATATCTCAGGCTGGTCCTGTCTTCATCAGGCTGTTTATAAG GGCCACACAGAGATTGTAAAATTTCTGGTAAACGTGTGTTCTCTTGAGGTTGTGGATGACTACGGGATCACGCCGTTGTTCGTTGCTGCACAATATGGACATCACCAGTGTCTGGAAATCCTTGTCAATGCTG GTGCGAACGTGAATTGCCAGGTGAACGACATGGCCACCCCGCTGCTCATTGCAGCTCAGGAAGGCCATTTGTCATGCGTGGAGCTGCTCCTGGCCAACAAGGCGGACCCGAACCTTTACTGCAATGAAGAGCAGTGGCAGCTTCCCATCCACGCTGCAGCCCAGTTCAGTCGTGTCAG CATTTTAGAGAGACTGATCCCAGTAACGAACCGGGAGTGTGACCGGGGCTGGGGGCAGGTCAGTCCAGTTTATTTGGCAGTGGTTAGTGGTCAAGCGGAAAGCCTCCGGCCTCTTCTCAGAGCAGGCTACAGTCCAGATGCTCAGAGTTGCAAGGAGTTCGGATATGGCTGCCCGCTGGACATGGTCCTCGGGAGTAACTTTTGGAA TGCGGGCAGTGATATCCACCAGAGTCGAGAGATCACAAAGATGCTGCTGGTTGCTGGAGCTCGCATCAGTCTGGATACATACATAATGACATTGCATGGTAACGTACCTGAACATCTGTCGCTCTTCCTGGAATATTCTGGGCTGCCTAAGGGCAAACAGCTGGAGGCAGTAGTTCAGGCAGCCCTCAGTAAAGTGGCCCATGCTTCGTTTTGGCTTCCACTGCTGCTCAAAGCGGGACTAGACCCTCTACTTCTCCTTGAGCAGAAAAT GCTAGAAGAGGCTGAATCCACAGTACTTAATTTCTTGCTGGAGTTTATTAATTGGAAGACTCTGCCCTCAACCTTGCTTCACATCCTTTCTCAGCGCAAAGCACAGAACACTTGGACGCCCCATAAGCATTTCG AGGCTGTTCCTGATCTGACTCATTTGTGTCGACTTGCTGTAAGAGCTACAGTGGGCTGTGATGCTTTGTCTAAACTCTCCTTTGTTCGGCAGCTGCCTGTTCCCACACTTCTACAAGACTACCTCCAGTTCAATGACATCTCCAGTGCTTACACCTTCACAGCCTCGGCTAACCAAGAGTCGGCTAATTAA